A single window of Lysobacter oculi DNA harbors:
- the hutG gene encoding N-formylglutamate deformylase, whose product MDTYSLHRGTTPLLISAPHDGSLIPDGIAGRLVSSALTAPDTDWYIARLYAFARGMGASMLVPRYSRYVIDLNRGEDDISLYPGQNTTGLCPLVQFTGEAVYQPGREPDEAEVRQRVDTYWRPYHEALRDEIARLRAEHGRVLLWEAHSIKGELPFLFEGRLPDLNLGTANGASCRPDTQARIEAVLAGQDDYGFVANGRFKGGHITRHYGRPDDGVEAIQLEISQRCYMDEDAARWDDAKAARLQPVIAAMIEAALAG is encoded by the coding sequence ATGGACACTTACAGCCTGCATCGCGGCACCACGCCGCTGCTGATCAGCGCGCCGCACGACGGCAGCCTGATTCCCGATGGAATCGCCGGCCGGCTGGTGTCGAGCGCACTCACCGCGCCCGACACCGACTGGTACATCGCACGCCTGTACGCCTTTGCCCGCGGGATGGGCGCGTCGATGCTGGTGCCGCGTTATTCGCGCTACGTCATCGACCTCAACCGCGGCGAGGATGACATCTCGCTCTATCCCGGCCAGAACACCACCGGCCTGTGCCCGCTGGTGCAGTTCACGGGCGAGGCGGTCTACCAGCCCGGCCGCGAACCGGACGAAGCCGAAGTCCGCCAGCGCGTCGACACCTACTGGCGCCCGTACCACGAGGCGCTGCGCGACGAGATCGCTCGCCTGCGTGCCGAGCATGGCCGCGTGCTGCTGTGGGAGGCGCATTCGATCAAGGGCGAGCTGCCGTTCCTGTTCGAAGGCCGGCTGCCCGACCTCAACCTCGGCACCGCCAACGGCGCCAGCTGCCGGCCGGATACGCAGGCGCGCATCGAAGCGGTGCTGGCCGGGCAGGACGATTACGGCTTCGTCGCCAACGGACGCTTCAAGGGCGGCCACATCACCCGCCATTACGGCCGGCCCGATGACGGCGTGGAAGCGATCCAGCTGGAGATCAGCCAGCGCTGCTACATGGACGAAGACGCGGCGCGTTGGGATGACGCCAAGGCCGCACGCCTGCAGCCGGTGATCGCCGCGATGATCGAGGCGGCGTTGGCGGGGTGA
- a CDS encoding YgaP family membrane protein, with protein sequence MQANVGSTDRIIRIVLGLVLVALFFVVAAPWKYVALVAGLVAIATGLFRFCGLYRLFGINTCRAA encoded by the coding sequence ATGCAAGCCAACGTGGGTTCGACCGACCGCATCATCCGCATCGTGCTCGGCCTGGTACTGGTCGCGCTGTTCTTCGTCGTCGCCGCGCCGTGGAAATACGTGGCGCTGGTCGCCGGCCTCGTCGCTATCGCCACCGGCCTGTTCCGTTTCTGCGGCCTTTACCGCCTGTTCGGCATCAATACCTGCCGCGCCGCCTGA